The following proteins come from a genomic window of Maribacter sp. HTCC2170:
- a CDS encoding glycosyltransferase family 2 protein, with protein sequence MNNDILNIILDYINIVFLTYTAVLFLVFSAMGYLASMNSLHYKNKDSFDNLTKIAGSPLEPGITIIAPAYNEGLTIVENVRSLLSLRYANYEVMVVNDGSKDDTLQKMIDAYNLEKIDVRIDPDWKSKPVRGIYKSKQSSFSKLTIVDKENGGKSDALNTGMALSANTYVGCIDVDCLLLPDALLHVAKSFYRRSKKKVIAVGGVIRVANSCTITGGELEKISLPKNWLAKFQLLEYTRSFILGRMAWGRIDGLLIISGAFGFFDRKIALEVGGYDTNTVGEDMEIVFKMRKYMHERKEPYTIEYMPDPLCWTEVPEDLKILVNQRDRWSRGNLETLYKHREMFFNPSYGRLGMVSYPYWFFYEWLSPLLEFFGFISVILFIYLGILNFDFFIAITTTVYVFSVMFSFFAILWDVYSYNEYRKTKDILTLMLCAIIEPFVFHPIVVWAAIRGNYKKLFKIKSGWGSQVRKGFAKAT encoded by the coding sequence ATGAATAACGATATCCTAAATATCATCCTGGACTATATAAACATTGTGTTTCTAACATACACTGCGGTGTTGTTTCTAGTGTTCAGTGCCATGGGATATTTGGCATCGATGAATTCATTGCATTATAAAAACAAGGATAGTTTTGATAATCTCACAAAAATTGCCGGATCACCATTAGAGCCAGGTATTACCATTATTGCACCAGCTTATAACGAGGGCTTGACCATTGTTGAAAATGTAAGGTCCTTGTTGTCTTTAAGATATGCAAACTATGAGGTCATGGTGGTAAATGATGGTAGCAAGGACGATACTTTACAAAAAATGATCGATGCTTATAATCTGGAGAAGATTGATGTTAGAATTGATCCAGATTGGAAATCCAAACCTGTTAGAGGTATTTACAAGTCAAAACAAAGTTCTTTTTCGAAACTAACTATTGTAGATAAGGAAAATGGTGGGAAGTCAGATGCCTTAAATACTGGTATGGCATTGTCTGCCAATACATACGTTGGCTGTATTGATGTAGATTGTCTTTTGTTACCTGATGCATTGTTACATGTAGCTAAATCATTTTATCGTCGATCTAAAAAAAAGGTCATTGCCGTTGGGGGTGTTATCAGGGTCGCAAATTCGTGTACCATTACTGGTGGGGAATTGGAAAAGATCAGTTTGCCTAAAAACTGGTTGGCAAAATTTCAGTTATTGGAGTACACTAGATCATTCATTCTTGGTCGAATGGCTTGGGGGCGTATTGATGGACTTTTGATTATTTCAGGTGCATTTGGCTTCTTTGATAGAAAAATAGCTCTTGAGGTAGGTGGTTATGATACCAATACCGTAGGTGAGGATATGGAGATTGTTTTCAAGATGCGTAAATATATGCATGAGCGCAAAGAGCCATACACCATTGAATATATGCCTGATCCATTATGTTGGACAGAGGTTCCCGAAGACTTGAAGATTTTAGTGAATCAAAGAGATAGATGGAGTCGAGGAAACCTAGAGACATTGTACAAGCATCGTGAAATGTTCTTTAACCCAAGTTATGGTAGATTGGGAATGGTAAGTTATCCATATTGGTTTTTTTATGAATGGCTATCTCCTTTATTAGAGTTCTTTGGGTTTATCTCGGTAATCCTATTCATCTATTTAGGTATTTTGAACTTTGATTTTTTCATAGCAATAACAACCACTGTTTATGTGTTTTCGGTTATGTTCTCCTTTTTTGCCATTCTTTGGGATGTCTATTCTTATAACGAATACCGAAAAACCAAGGATATACTTACGCTAATGCTATGCGCTATAATTGAACCCTTTGTTTTTCATCCAATAGTAGTCTGGGCTGCAATAAGAGGTAATTATAAGAAGCTGTTCAAAATAAAATCTGGTTGGGGGTCTCAAGTACGAAAAGGATTTGCCAAGGCAACATAA
- a CDS encoding sulfatase-like hydrolase/transferase, with protein sequence MQVKENISSNLERKALKDFIPLVFAFYGCMILLSFYQNLRLFFDGVLDSFFNKSLFLLIMHHSGFGALAALLLSFLFNYLERKTPHLGYKVSIIVLSVLILIEGALIEHYIQNYEALGYGRFSLTEVIRAGYSIIPILITLVVLIFLFLWFGKITKSLYNVVSRTYPLTIILFSLFLAVLNSAKKPINENKTQHYLESAINIIFDFNKYEGDIEYPMAKELNALKELDHHKELGKYFELSTKKPNIVVLIIDGFGSDFIGNEPKYKGFTPFLESLSKQSLFWNNHLSNTGESFAALPSIMGSLPFGKTGFTNLSGKVNRQTIFSLLKENGYKTSFSYGGNSALNGLDRFLDEERVDQILDKKGFGEGYQMQDEDAAGISLGYPDKELFKKWLSLDKPIDKPRLDVFLTLSTKKPFLAPNLHTYEEKVDSILINSKMGRRTNKVIKKNKEVFASLIYADKALEEFIQEYKEQPNYNNTIFMVTGSHNLKELPQEDNLGRYKVPLMVFGPLLKFPKRIEALVSHADIAPSILSMLHKKYELKMPNQVAWLGDNLIHYGVFEKTKQIPLFRDKKNIKDYIHENLFVSGTNVYEINTDLELESAADDAQIDQAKDNFKSFRAINNYVTANNKILPDSEAMYAEASYEFTKTEMVWLQSVFNGSDFDNAYKTARELAFDKDWDRALLLSNYILSQIPRHADAEVLKGRVYSWKKDYKTSISLLKEAIRKYPTYTDAYSALLDTYYWSENIEEVTELFKTISRNDISSHEIEAKIIRAKEQIRNMALKKATEQAKKESNMVSADNK encoded by the coding sequence ATGCAGGTTAAAGAAAACATATCATCAAATTTGGAGCGTAAAGCGCTAAAGGACTTTATTCCTCTGGTGTTTGCATTCTATGGTTGTATGATATTGTTATCATTCTATCAAAATCTAAGATTGTTTTTTGATGGCGTATTGGATAGTTTTTTTAATAAGAGCCTCTTTTTATTGATAATGCATCACTCCGGTTTTGGGGCTCTGGCCGCATTGCTATTGTCATTTTTATTTAATTATCTGGAAAGAAAAACCCCTCATTTGGGTTATAAGGTTTCCATAATAGTTTTGTCGGTGCTTATTCTTATAGAAGGCGCTCTGATAGAACATTATATTCAAAATTATGAGGCCTTGGGTTATGGTAGGTTCAGTCTTACTGAAGTTATTAGGGCAGGATATTCGATAATACCTATCCTGATTACCTTGGTGGTCCTAATATTCTTATTTCTTTGGTTCGGAAAAATTACAAAGTCTTTGTACAATGTTGTGAGTAGAACCTATCCTCTGACCATTATATTGTTCAGTTTGTTTTTGGCAGTCTTGAACTCAGCCAAAAAACCAATTAACGAAAACAAAACCCAACATTATCTTGAGAGTGCGATAAATATTATCTTCGATTTTAACAAATATGAGGGAGATATTGAGTACCCGATGGCAAAAGAGCTTAATGCGCTAAAAGAGCTCGACCATCATAAAGAGCTGGGTAAATACTTTGAATTATCAACCAAGAAACCGAATATCGTAGTATTGATTATTGATGGGTTTGGTTCCGATTTTATTGGGAATGAGCCTAAATATAAGGGTTTTACGCCATTCTTGGAATCACTTTCCAAGCAATCGCTTTTTTGGAACAACCACCTGAGTAATACTGGCGAGAGTTTTGCCGCCCTACCTTCGATAATGGGCTCTTTACCATTTGGCAAAACAGGATTCACCAACCTTTCTGGTAAAGTCAATCGACAAACTATATTTAGCCTTCTTAAGGAAAACGGATATAAGACATCTTTTAGTTATGGTGGCAATAGTGCTTTGAACGGTTTGGATAGATTTTTAGATGAAGAACGGGTAGACCAAATATTGGACAAAAAAGGATTTGGGGAAGGTTATCAAATGCAAGACGAAGATGCAGCAGGAATATCACTCGGCTATCCTGATAAAGAGCTTTTCAAGAAATGGCTCTCGCTGGACAAACCAATAGATAAGCCTAGATTGGATGTTTTCTTGACTCTTAGCACCAAAAAGCCATTTCTGGCTCCAAATCTCCATACTTACGAAGAAAAAGTTGACAGTATACTCATCAACTCTAAAATGGGCAGAAGAACAAATAAGGTCATAAAGAAAAACAAAGAAGTGTTCGCTAGCTTGATCTATGCCGACAAAGCCCTTGAAGAATTTATTCAGGAGTATAAAGAACAACCCAATTACAACAACACAATTTTCATGGTTACCGGTAGTCATAATTTAAAAGAATTACCGCAGGAAGACAATTTAGGAAGATATAAAGTGCCGCTAATGGTGTTTGGACCATTATTGAAATTTCCAAAAAGAATCGAGGCTTTGGTTTCGCATGCTGATATAGCCCCATCCATTCTCTCCATGCTGCACAAAAAATATGAATTGAAAATGCCAAATCAAGTCGCTTGGTTAGGTGATAACCTTATACATTACGGAGTTTTCGAGAAGACAAAACAAATTCCATTATTCAGGGACAAGAAGAATATCAAAGATTATATTCATGAGAATCTATTTGTTTCTGGCACCAATGTTTATGAAATAAATACAGATTTAGAGCTTGAAAGCGCAGCAGATGATGCTCAAATCGACCAAGCAAAGGATAATTTCAAATCTTTTAGGGCGATAAATAACTATGTAACCGCCAACAATAAAATACTTCCAGATTCAGAGGCCATGTATGCTGAAGCATCCTATGAATTCACAAAGACGGAAATGGTTTGGCTACAGAGTGTTTTTAATGGAAGCGACTTTGATAACGCCTATAAAACTGCTAGAGAGTTGGCCTTTGATAAGGATTGGGACAGAGCTTTACTATTGTCCAACTATATTTTGAGCCAGATTCCAAGACATGCCGATGCTGAGGTTTTAAAAGGAAGAGTTTATTCCTGGAAAAAAGATTATAAGACTTCGATAAGCCTTTTGAAAGAGGCAATTAGAAAATACCCGACATATACAGACGCGTATTCCGCTTTATTGGATACTTACTATTGGTCAGAGAATATCGAAGAGGTTACTGAACTTTTTAAAACAATCTCGCGGAATGACATTTCTTCCCATGAAATTGAAGCCAAAATTATTAGGGCCAAAGAACAAATACGAAATATGGCTTTGAAAAAAGCTACTGAACAAGCAAAAAAGGAATCGAATATGGTTTCTGCAGACAACAAATGA
- a CDS encoding YaiO family outer membrane beta-barrel protein, whose protein sequence is MTTKQIYLLLLSCFSCFLGLTQEKEYNGNPDMSFYVAQDLAFSGKYDIAQDTLNHILKKYPKYHDVRNLLASTYSWNGEYDKARGHFNKITSSDRNNKETWVAAIKNEIYAKEYYIALGLANKAINYVEDDEHLNKLRIEVLKLIKESPASQNEVSDNNLEKALDKEDKEYKNNIAITNAYEVFDIAYDPMIYTSVEYKRETKLGSIIPRINYSNRFKINGIQYELDAYPKFSEKIYGYLNYGFSDSPIYPNHRAGAELYVNLPKSIEVSAGTRYMNFNEKQVNIFTGSLGIYKGNYYFSARPYITPSKGRPLGISGTLTGRKYLKDGENYFGIIAGYGFASDLKQLRDGDQVLAETLLFIESQHVRFEYQFSGKKQPHLYRANVGVARQELAYDSGNFYWSLTAGFVYHIKF, encoded by the coding sequence ATGACAACTAAACAAATATATCTACTTTTATTAAGTTGCTTTTCCTGCTTTTTGGGCTTAACCCAAGAAAAGGAGTACAATGGTAACCCAGACATGTCTTTCTATGTAGCTCAGGATTTGGCATTTAGTGGTAAATATGATATCGCCCAAGATACCTTGAACCATATTCTAAAAAAATACCCGAAATACCATGATGTTCGTAATTTACTGGCAAGTACGTATAGTTGGAATGGGGAATATGATAAGGCAAGAGGGCATTTTAATAAAATAACCTCCTCAGATAGGAATAACAAAGAAACGTGGGTTGCCGCCATTAAGAATGAAATCTATGCCAAGGAATATTATATTGCTCTGGGGTTGGCCAATAAGGCAATAAACTACGTTGAGGATGATGAACATTTGAATAAACTCCGGATTGAAGTCCTGAAATTAATTAAGGAATCGCCTGCAAGCCAAAATGAGGTTTCCGACAATAATTTGGAGAAAGCATTGGATAAGGAGGATAAAGAGTATAAAAATAACATTGCAATTACAAATGCCTATGAGGTTTTTGATATTGCCTATGATCCAATGATCTATACTAGTGTAGAATATAAGCGTGAAACTAAATTGGGTAGTATTATACCAAGAATCAATTATAGCAATCGCTTTAAGATCAATGGAATTCAATATGAATTGGATGCTTACCCCAAGTTTTCTGAAAAAATCTATGGGTATTTGAATTATGGTTTTTCAGATTCACCAATATACCCAAATCATAGGGCAGGGGCAGAGTTATATGTAAATCTGCCAAAATCTATTGAAGTTTCCGCAGGTACCCGTTATATGAATTTCAATGAGAAGCAAGTCAATATTTTTACGGGGAGTTTAGGTATATATAAAGGAAACTATTATTTCTCAGCTAGGCCTTATATAACACCTTCAAAAGGGAGACCTTTAGGAATATCCGGAACATTAACAGGTCGAAAGTACTTAAAAGATGGCGAGAATTATTTTGGTATCATAGCGGGGTATGGCTTTGCGTCAGATTTAAAACAATTACGAGACGGGGATCAAGTATTGGCAGAAACCTTACTGTTTATTGAGTCCCAGCACGTACGATTTGAATATCAATTCTCGGGCAAGAAACAACCACACTTATATAGAGCTAATGTGGGTGTTGCAAGGCAAGAATTGGCCTATGATTCGGGCAATTTCTACTGGTCTTTGACCGCCGGTTTCGTATACCACATTAAGTTTTAA
- a CDS encoding RNA polymerase sigma factor RpoD/SigA, with protein sequence MRQLKIIKQVTNRESKSLDKYLQDISKIELINAQEEVELAQRIRAGDQVALEKLTTANLRFVVSVAKQYQNQGLKLPDLINEGNLGLVKAAKRFDETRGFKFISYAVWWIRQSILQALAEQSRVVRLPLNKIGSINKIKKTFSYLEQAHERPPSAEEIAKELEMTVTEVKQSLKNTGRHVSMDAPLRQGEDSNLYDVLRSGESPRPDKILLQQSLNTEINRALETLSPREADVVKLYYGIGDQQSMTLAEIGQTFDLTRERVRQIREKAIRKLRHNSRSKLLKTYLG encoded by the coding sequence ATGAGGCAACTTAAGATAATCAAGCAGGTAACCAATAGAGAATCAAAATCGTTGGACAAGTACCTGCAGGATATCAGTAAAATTGAATTAATAAACGCACAAGAAGAAGTAGAATTAGCGCAACGCATACGAGCCGGGGACCAAGTTGCACTTGAAAAATTGACCACTGCGAATTTAAGATTCGTGGTTTCGGTAGCAAAACAATATCAAAACCAAGGTTTAAAACTACCTGATTTGATCAATGAAGGTAATTTAGGGCTTGTTAAGGCCGCTAAACGATTTGATGAGACACGAGGGTTCAAGTTCATTTCTTATGCCGTATGGTGGATTCGTCAGAGTATACTACAGGCATTGGCGGAACAATCAAGAGTGGTTCGTCTGCCTTTGAACAAAATTGGGTCTATAAACAAAATCAAGAAAACTTTCTCTTATTTGGAACAGGCACACGAACGCCCACCATCTGCAGAGGAAATTGCGAAGGAGCTTGAAATGACAGTTACCGAGGTTAAACAGTCTCTTAAGAATACAGGGAGGCATGTATCTATGGACGCACCATTAAGACAAGGGGAAGACTCGAATCTTTATGATGTACTTCGTTCAGGGGAATCCCCAAGACCGGATAAGATTTTATTACAGCAGTCCTTGAACACGGAAATCAATCGTGCATTGGAAACTTTGTCACCCAGAGAGGCTGACGTAGTTAAGCTTTATTATGGTATAGGAGATCAACAATCCATGACCTTGGCTGAAATAGGACAGACCTTTGATCTTACACGCGAACGTGTACGACAGATCAGGGAAAAGGCAATTCGGAAATTACGCCACAACTCTAGAAGCAAGTTGTTAAAAACATATTTGGGATAA
- a CDS encoding DUF6155 family protein, whose product MSKRALKKYLAELRKKELEAQLMDLYTRFPVVKEYYDFIFNPKEDKMVQEAKARISNEYFPLKRRRPKARRSVAQKYIKHFIKLGVEPHLIADIMLYNLEVAQAFSMDRNVPEAFYKSMLNSFNEMVQFVSLNALLPNFKERIVKAYNITQENDWSFQEGFSRALDILD is encoded by the coding sequence ATGAGTAAAAGGGCTCTTAAAAAGTATTTAGCGGAATTAAGAAAGAAGGAACTCGAGGCGCAGCTGATGGACCTATATACTCGGTTTCCGGTCGTGAAAGAATACTATGATTTTATCTTCAATCCAAAAGAGGATAAAATGGTACAAGAGGCCAAAGCAAGGATCTCTAACGAATATTTTCCTTTAAAACGGAGAAGACCAAAGGCAAGACGTTCAGTTGCCCAGAAATATATTAAGCATTTTATAAAACTTGGGGTCGAACCACATTTGATTGCAGATATTATGTTGTACAACCTTGAAGTAGCGCAGGCCTTTTCGATGGATAGGAACGTACCCGAGGCTTTTTACAAGAGTATGTTGAATTCGTTCAATGAGATGGTGCAATTTGTGTCTTTAAATGCCTTGCTACCTAATTTTAAGGAGCGCATAGTAAAAGCATATAATATTACACAAGAAAATGACTGGAGCTTTCAAGAGGGATTTTCTAGAGCGTTGGATATATTGGATTAA
- a CDS encoding 2-hydroxyacid dehydrogenase → MGIVIIRQDDKIENWIQALKKAAPDIPIYSHFEEHPKESVKMAVVWKPPMGAFNQYPNLECIGSSGAGVDFLFEDKDLPKHLPITRVVDEYLAKDMSEHVIALIFSHLKNLNQYKLDQFNKVWKPIDYQRIEDLTIGIMGLGALGKVLAKDLIRFGFTVQGWSGSKKNIDGVRTFEGEEGQVDFLKSTEILICLLPLTENTFGILNKELFKQLPKGAHVVNVARGGHLIDEDLLEMLDKSHLSGASLDVYHQEPLSTEHPFWEHPKVHMTPHYASVSDTDSVVPQIIENYRRLVNGEELLNQVSKTKGY, encoded by the coding sequence ATGGGAATAGTAATTATACGACAAGACGATAAAATTGAAAATTGGATACAAGCTTTAAAAAAAGCTGCTCCAGATATTCCCATTTACAGTCATTTTGAGGAGCATCCCAAGGAAAGTGTGAAGATGGCAGTGGTTTGGAAACCACCAATGGGAGCCTTCAATCAATATCCTAATCTCGAATGTATTGGATCCAGTGGGGCAGGGGTCGATTTTTTGTTTGAGGATAAGGACCTTCCAAAGCATTTACCTATCACTCGGGTGGTTGATGAATACTTGGCAAAAGATATGTCAGAACATGTGATTGCCTTGATTTTCAGTCATCTGAAAAACCTGAATCAATATAAATTAGATCAATTCAATAAGGTCTGGAAACCCATTGATTACCAAAGAATAGAAGATTTGACCATTGGTATTATGGGATTAGGTGCATTGGGAAAAGTATTGGCCAAAGATTTAATAAGATTTGGATTTACTGTACAAGGCTGGTCAGGCTCTAAAAAGAACATAGATGGTGTTCGAACTTTTGAAGGTGAAGAAGGGCAAGTGGATTTCTTGAAATCCACTGAAATTTTGATTTGTTTATTGCCGCTTACAGAAAATACTTTTGGCATACTCAATAAAGAATTATTTAAACAATTACCAAAGGGCGCTCATGTTGTTAATGTTGCGCGTGGCGGACATTTGATAGATGAAGATCTTTTGGAAATGTTGGATAAAAGTCATCTTTCAGGTGCAAGTTTGGACGTATATCATCAGGAGCCACTTTCTACAGAACACCCATTCTGGGAGCATCCCAAAGTGCATATGACACCCCATTATGCCAGCGTTTCGGATACAGATTCGGTTGTGCCCCAAATTATCGAGAATTATAGAAGATTGGTAAATGGGGAGGAATTGCTGAACCAGGTCTCTAAGACCAAAGGGTATTGA
- a CDS encoding DEAD/DEAH box helicase has translation MEIQNNTSEKTLYDYQLEDLNKIFNCLEESPDNLNLLYQLPTGGGKTVVFSEIAKRYISKTNKKVVVLTHRIELSQQTSKMLSGFGVKNMVINSEVKELKDQDEFMCFVAMVETLNNRLQEEKVEINNIGLVIIDEAHYNSFRKLFKYFENAVILGVTATPLSSNIKLPMKDNYQKLIVGESISALIKKRFLSKANMYNYDVSLQSLKLGINGDYTVKSSDELYGNQSMLGKLLNAYNEISKGKKTLIFNNGINTSIYVYETFKKAGLPIRHLDNKNSASERKEILQWFSETPDAILTSVSILTTGFDEPTVETIMLNRATRSLTLYFQMIGRGSRVLPKKEDFTVVDLGNNVARFGLWDAPIDWQEIFHFPDFYLENIKNDEDIEREFVYEMPAALRSEFSKSDNIEFDIKAEYKKVFAQGLKSKIVLENSILQHAQICVENSEDVFDARILAKSLKEEISFRVRQYSYCIMNNTKNYKEWLEEDYERKLRSAISRMFAERM, from the coding sequence TTGGAAATACAAAATAACACCTCTGAAAAGACACTTTACGACTATCAATTAGAAGATCTTAATAAGATATTCAATTGCTTGGAGGAATCTCCTGATAATTTAAATCTATTGTACCAATTGCCTACTGGTGGAGGTAAAACCGTCGTTTTCTCTGAAATCGCGAAAAGATATATATCAAAGACCAATAAGAAAGTGGTCGTGCTTACACATAGGATAGAGCTAAGCCAACAAACCTCTAAGATGTTGAGTGGTTTTGGGGTCAAGAATATGGTCATCAACAGTGAGGTCAAAGAACTCAAGGATCAAGATGAGTTCATGTGTTTCGTTGCTATGGTAGAGACCTTGAACAACAGACTGCAGGAAGAAAAGGTAGAGATCAACAATATTGGTTTGGTAATCATTGATGAGGCCCATTATAACTCATTCCGTAAGCTTTTTAAATATTTTGAGAATGCTGTGATTCTTGGGGTTACGGCCACACCGTTAAGTTCCAACATTAAACTTCCAATGAAGGATAATTACCAGAAATTAATTGTGGGTGAGTCAATCTCCGCATTGATTAAAAAAAGGTTTTTATCCAAGGCGAACATGTACAATTATGATGTTAGCCTTCAGAGTTTAAAATTGGGTATCAATGGCGATTACACCGTTAAATCATCCGATGAACTTTACGGTAACCAAAGTATGTTGGGCAAGTTGCTAAATGCTTATAACGAGATCTCCAAAGGAAAGAAAACCTTGATTTTCAATAATGGTATCAACACCTCTATTTATGTGTATGAAACCTTTAAAAAAGCGGGACTCCCAATTCGTCATTTAGATAATAAGAACAGTGCGTCCGAGCGAAAAGAGATTTTACAGTGGTTTTCTGAAACTCCTGATGCCATCCTAACTTCTGTTAGTATTTTGACCACGGGTTTTGATGAACCTACGGTAGAAACCATTATGCTCAACAGGGCTACACGCTCTTTGACCTTGTACTTTCAAATGATTGGTCGTGGGTCAAGGGTTTTACCAAAAAAGGAAGATTTTACCGTGGTTGACCTTGGAAACAATGTGGCACGTTTCGGATTATGGGACGCTCCCATTGACTGGCAAGAGATTTTCCATTTCCCTGATTTCTACTTGGAAAATATTAAGAATGATGAGGATATTGAGCGGGAGTTTGTTTATGAAATGCCTGCGGCCCTTAGGTCTGAATTCTCAAAATCAGATAATATTGAATTTGACATAAAGGCAGAGTACAAAAAGGTATTTGCCCAAGGATTAAAATCCAAGATCGTTTTGGAGAATAGCATTCTGCAGCATGCGCAAATATGTGTTGAGAATTCTGAGGATGTGTTCGATGCGAGAATTCTGGCAAAATCCTTAAAAGAGGAAATATCTTTTAGGGTACGTCAATATTCCTATTGCATAATGAACAATACCAAGAATTACAAAGAATGGTTGGAGGAAGATTATGAGAGAAAGCTTCGTTCTGCCATTTCTCGGATGTTTGCTGAAAGAATGTAG
- a CDS encoding glycosyltransferase codes for MQIKSLLIIGYTWPEPTTTAAGNRMLQLIRFFKERGFKITFASTAGPSEYSLDLEVEGIQSESIELNNSSFNDFVIGLNPDAILFDRYLTEEQFGWRVAESVPNALRMLDTEDLHSLRLVREKCFKSGQKFTAELWLQDDLTKREIAAIYRSDLSLIISTYEMQLLTEVLHLDERFLVHLPFQLKELTADEQNSWPPFTNRNNFICIGNGKHAPNIDAIKWLKKEIWPLIRKALPKAELHVYGAYLPEHIQQMHKPSAGFLVKGWAKNVQEVMQNGRVNLAPLRFGAGIKGKLVSAMQCGTPSVTTGIGAEGMHGELPWNGSIEDSAEAIATAAIDLYLNEEKWYTAQTNGIDIINTFYDERQLNDRLLNKIETIQNNPENHRNQNFIGSLLLHQTMASTKYMSKWIEEKNKK; via the coding sequence ATGCAAATAAAATCCCTTCTTATCATCGGCTATACATGGCCCGAGCCAACTACAACGGCTGCGGGAAACAGAATGTTACAACTCATACGTTTTTTCAAGGAGCGGGGCTTTAAAATCACTTTTGCCAGTACCGCAGGACCTTCGGAGTATTCACTTGATTTAGAGGTAGAGGGAATTCAAAGTGAATCTATTGAACTGAATAATTCTTCTTTTAATGATTTTGTAATTGGTTTAAATCCTGATGCGATACTGTTCGACCGGTATTTGACCGAAGAACAATTTGGGTGGCGTGTGGCGGAATCGGTTCCAAATGCCCTGCGTATGCTGGATACTGAGGATTTACACTCACTCAGACTGGTTCGTGAAAAATGTTTTAAATCCGGACAAAAGTTCACAGCTGAACTTTGGTTACAGGATGATTTGACCAAACGTGAAATAGCTGCTATATATCGTTCTGACCTGTCACTGATCATTTCCACCTATGAGATGCAATTGTTGACCGAAGTACTGCATCTCGACGAACGCTTTTTAGTGCACCTGCCTTTTCAATTGAAAGAATTAACGGCGGATGAACAAAATTCTTGGCCTCCTTTTACAAATCGAAACAATTTTATCTGCATCGGAAATGGTAAACATGCGCCCAATATTGATGCCATTAAATGGTTGAAAAAAGAGATTTGGCCATTGATCAGAAAAGCACTACCAAAAGCGGAGTTACACGTTTATGGTGCCTATTTGCCGGAACACATACAGCAAATGCATAAACCTTCAGCGGGTTTTCTGGTAAAAGGATGGGCAAAAAATGTACAAGAGGTAATGCAGAATGGTCGCGTGAATTTGGCTCCTTTGCGCTTTGGTGCGGGAATCAAAGGAAAGTTGGTAAGTGCTATGCAATGCGGTACTCCAAGTGTAACGACTGGAATAGGAGCAGAGGGTATGCACGGAGAGTTACCGTGGAATGGTAGTATTGAGGATTCTGCAGAAGCAATTGCAACGGCTGCGATTGATTTGTACCTGAATGAGGAAAAATGGTATACAGCCCAAACAAACGGAATAGATATCATCAATACGTTCTATGATGAAAGGCAATTGAACGATAGGTTGCTGAACAAAATTGAAACTATTCAAAACAATCCGGAAAACCATAGAAACCAAAACTTCATAGGTTCGCTATTGTTGCATCAAACCATGGCAAGTACCAAATACATGTCTAAATGGATTGAGGAAAAGAACAAGAAATAG